A genome region from Alteripontixanthobacter maritimus includes the following:
- a CDS encoding UPF0262 family protein: MSGSEIPFKDTWRIAHIALDEETILWRNADVEQERRIAIFDLIEENTFKPVRAAAAGHDGPYRLQLAVQDGRLAMMIADGSSGTGDGAGEGHGDILETLIIGLARFRRPIREYFAICDSYYQAIRKATAAEIETIDMARRGVHNRAAELLMERLEGKVETDFATARRLFTLICVLHIRG, encoded by the coding sequence ATGTCCGGTTCGGAAATCCCTTTCAAAGATACGTGGCGTATTGCCCACATCGCCCTCGACGAGGAGACGATCCTGTGGCGCAACGCCGATGTCGAACAGGAACGTCGGATCGCAATCTTCGATCTGATCGAGGAGAACACGTTTAAGCCAGTGCGCGCGGCGGCTGCGGGGCATGACGGGCCTTACCGGCTGCAACTGGCAGTGCAGGACGGACGGCTGGCGATGATGATTGCCGATGGCTCTTCCGGCACTGGTGACGGGGCCGGTGAAGGTCATGGCGACATACTGGAAACGCTGATTATCGGGCTGGCCCGCTTCCGCCGTCCGATCCGCGAATATTTTGCCATTTGTGACAGCTATTACCAGGCGATACGCAAGGCAACTGCAGCAGAGATCGAAACCATCGATATGGCGCGGCGCGGCGTACACAACCGCGCGGCGGAGCTGTTGATGGAGCGGCTGGAGGGCAAGGTGGAAACGGATTTTGCCACTGCAAGGCGGCTGTTCACGCTCATCTGCGTGCTGCATATTCGCGGCTGA
- a CDS encoding phospholipase D-like domain-containing protein has product MGTLETTEGEAAATANDYRDPEPFDFESQGQSLRFYPAGEDRRNALIELVRNAQTSLKLCFYIFAEDEVSTALRDELVAAAARGVNCVLITDRFGSPATDEFFAPYTDAGGRHFSFSSKWTHRYLIRNHQKMAIADDSRAMFGGFNIEDDYFNPPNKNGWNDIGVHLEGTAVEGLVKWFAKLHDWTDDGEGHFSEIRDTADDWVWTGGTDNKASWLVGGPTRGLSTWAQRVRDDFDRASRLDLFMAYFSPPKKFMKRIGAIARRGEVRLLMAGKSDNNATLGATRSLYHYLLSEGAKIWEFEPCKLHTKLVVVDNAVYLGSANFDMRSLYLNLEIMLRLDDPALARRMREFVSDHIAASREITPERHRRRATLWNRVRWNLGWLLVSGLDYNISRRLNLGL; this is encoded by the coding sequence ATGGGGACACTTGAAACGACCGAAGGCGAGGCCGCGGCAACAGCGAACGATTACCGCGATCCAGAACCGTTCGATTTTGAATCTCAAGGACAATCGCTGCGTTTCTATCCGGCAGGCGAGGATCGGCGCAATGCGCTGATTGAGCTGGTCCGCAATGCCCAAACCTCGCTCAAGCTATGTTTCTATATTTTTGCGGAGGATGAAGTCAGCACCGCTTTGCGCGACGAGCTGGTCGCGGCTGCTGCGCGCGGTGTCAATTGTGTGCTGATAACCGACCGGTTCGGATCGCCGGCAACCGACGAATTCTTTGCCCCCTATACCGATGCAGGCGGACGACATTTCAGCTTCAGTTCCAAATGGACCCACCGCTATCTGATCCGCAACCATCAGAAAATGGCGATCGCGGACGACAGTCGCGCCATGTTCGGTGGCTTCAATATCGAGGACGATTACTTCAACCCGCCAAACAAGAATGGCTGGAACGACATCGGCGTGCATCTGGAAGGGACGGCTGTCGAAGGTCTGGTCAAATGGTTCGCCAAATTGCACGACTGGACCGATGACGGTGAAGGTCATTTCAGCGAAATCCGCGATACGGCGGATGACTGGGTGTGGACCGGCGGAACCGATAACAAGGCCAGCTGGCTGGTTGGAGGTCCGACAAGAGGCCTGAGCACATGGGCGCAGCGCGTCCGGGACGATTTCGACCGGGCGAGCAGGCTCGACCTGTTCATGGCCTATTTCAGCCCGCCAAAAAAGTTCATGAAGCGCATCGGCGCGATTGCCCGGCGTGGCGAGGTGCGGCTGCTGATGGCCGGGAAGTCCGACAACAACGCTACGTTGGGTGCGACCCGGTCGCTTTATCACTATCTCCTGAGCGAAGGCGCGAAGATCTGGGAATTCGAACCGTGCAAACTGCATACCAAGCTCGTGGTGGTGGACAATGCGGTGTATCTCGGCAGCGCCAATTTCGACATGCGAAGCCTCTATCTCAATCTGGAAATCATGCTGCGGCTGGACGATCCCGCGCTGGCGAGGCGGATGCGCGAATTCGTTTCGGACCACATTGCCGCGTCACGCGAGATTACACCCGAACGCCACCGCCGCCGCGCCACATTGTGGAACAGGGTGCGCTGGAACCTCGGCTGGCTGCTCGTTTCAGGGTTGGATTACAACATCAGCCGGCGGCTGAACCTGGGTCTGTGA
- the rpoZ gene encoding DNA-directed RNA polymerase subunit omega: MARVTVEDCVDKIPNRFDLVLLAAQRAREISGGAELNVDRDRDKNPVVALREIAEQTLKPKELMESVVTGLQKILPDDDDDIDEIGSLSQSAEALRITASAPTRSTSVGADYDG; encoded by the coding sequence ATGGCGCGCGTTACCGTCGAAGATTGTGTCGACAAGATTCCCAACCGTTTCGACCTCGTTTTGCTTGCGGCCCAACGGGCACGCGAGATTTCTGGTGGTGCCGAACTCAACGTGGACCGGGACCGGGACAAGAACCCCGTCGTGGCGCTGCGTGAAATCGCGGAACAGACGTTGAAGCCCAAGGAACTGATGGAATCGGTGGTCACTGGCCTGCAGAAGATCCTGCCCGACGATGATGACGATATCGATGAAATCGGTTCGCTGAGCCAGTCGGCAGAAGCCTTGCGGATTACTGCGTCGGCCCCGACCCGCTCCACCAGCGTGGGTGCCGATTACGACGGCTGA
- a CDS encoding replicative DNA helicase: MSDSDVIERPVAETPDAQGKGGNTDVPGRALPSNIEAEAAFLGAVLIDNRVIEELPTPIRPEHFFEPVHQRVYERILVLLDRNAVVTPVTLKPYFEADDALKALGGITYLARLTADGQGLLQPRELAEQIYDLALLRELVSVGRNLVEGAFDTSESVAPMEQIEQAEASLFQVAEGAASGTEASTFGQATTKALGMIEMAINSGGNIAGKTTGLTSINDKIGGLHDSDLIILAGRPGMGKTSLATNIAYNCASRLLRDKRDGIAEAESVGAGTAFFSLEMSADQLATRILSEQAGISGEALRMGKISRDDFQKLSFASQELAELPLYIDDTPALTIGALRTRARRLKRKHDIGLIVVDYLQLLQGSGRANDNRVNEISEISRGLKTLAKELELPVIALSQLSRAVEQREDKRPMLSDLRESGSIEQDADMVWFVFREDYYIASREPKVPQSDDDMATHEAHATWQAEMERVYGLAELIVAKQRHGSTGKVRMRFEPKITKFSDLADDERQAYD, encoded by the coding sequence ATGAGCGATTCCGATGTCATCGAACGGCCCGTAGCCGAAACGCCCGACGCGCAGGGCAAGGGCGGCAACACGGATGTACCGGGCCGCGCCCTGCCCTCCAATATCGAGGCGGAAGCCGCGTTTCTGGGTGCGGTGCTGATCGACAACCGCGTGATCGAGGAATTGCCGACCCCGATTCGCCCCGAGCATTTCTTCGAACCCGTCCATCAGCGCGTTTATGAACGCATTCTGGTGCTGCTCGACCGAAATGCGGTGGTTACGCCGGTTACGCTCAAGCCCTATTTCGAGGCCGACGATGCGCTCAAGGCGCTTGGCGGAATTACCTATTTGGCCCGCTTGACGGCCGATGGACAAGGATTGTTGCAGCCACGCGAACTGGCCGAACAGATTTACGACCTCGCATTGCTGCGCGAACTGGTCAGTGTGGGCCGCAACCTTGTGGAAGGCGCGTTCGACACATCCGAAAGCGTGGCGCCGATGGAACAGATCGAACAGGCCGAAGCCAGCCTGTTCCAGGTCGCGGAAGGCGCGGCGTCCGGCACCGAGGCCTCAACCTTCGGCCAGGCGACAACCAAGGCGCTGGGCATGATCGAAATGGCGATCAATTCCGGCGGCAACATCGCCGGCAAAACCACCGGGCTCACCAGTATCAACGACAAGATCGGCGGCCTGCACGATTCCGACCTCATCATCCTGGCGGGGCGCCCGGGCATGGGGAAGACCTCGCTTGCCACCAACATCGCCTATAACTGCGCCTCCCGCCTGCTGCGCGACAAGCGAGACGGTATCGCTGAAGCGGAATCGGTGGGGGCCGGGACGGCGTTTTTCAGCCTGGAAATGAGCGCCGACCAGCTTGCCACGCGTATCCTATCTGAACAGGCCGGCATTTCGGGTGAGGCACTGCGGATGGGCAAGATCAGCCGCGACGATTTCCAGAAACTGAGCTTTGCCAGCCAGGAACTGGCCGAATTGCCGCTATATATCGACGATACCCCCGCGCTTACCATCGGTGCGTTGCGCACCCGCGCCCGGCGGCTGAAGCGCAAGCATGATATCGGCCTGATTGTGGTCGATTACCTACAATTGTTGCAAGGGTCCGGCCGCGCGAACGACAACCGCGTAAACGAAATCTCGGAGATTTCGCGCGGGCTAAAAACGCTGGCGAAGGAGCTGGAACTGCCGGTCATCGCGCTTTCTCAGCTAAGCCGTGCGGTAGAGCAGCGCGAAGACAAGCGCCCGATGTTGTCGGATTTGCGCGAGTCCGGCTCTATCGAACAGGACGCGGATATGGTCTGGTTCGTCTTCCGCGAGGATTACTACATTGCCAGCCGCGAACCTAAGGTCCCGCAAAGCGACGACGACATGGCCACGCACGAGGCGCACGCGACCTGGCAGGCGGAAATGGAGCGGGTCTATGGCCTCGCCGAACTGATCGTGGCCAAACAGCGCCATGGTTCCACCGGCAAGGTGCGGATGCGGTTCGAGCCCAAAATTACGAAGTTCAGCGACTTGGCAGACGACGAACGACAGGCTTACGACTGA
- the ftsH gene encoding ATP-dependent zinc metalloprotease FtsH has translation MNDQNDSNEPGQGGPNPWIKSMMVWGGIFVALMLAVSLFNGGQQQAGNTIRYSDFRDKVAAGQVEEVQIAPDRITGVLKDKEPFVTVPVASDTELTGLLEQNSVTYSGAPREEMSLFGAILLQTLPFLLILGIAFFALRQVQKGGGAGGAMGFGKSKAKMLTEKQGKVTFADVAGIDEAREELEEIVEFLKDPSRFSKLGGQIPKGALLVGSPGTGKTLLARAIAGEAGVPFFTISGSDFVEMFVGVGASRVRDMFEQAKKNAPCIVFIDEIDAVGRSRGGGLGNSNDEREQTLNQLLVEMDGFEANEGIIIIAATNRPDVLDPALLRPGRFDRQVVVPIPDIEGREKILDVHMKKVPLAPDVNPRTIARGTPGFSGADLANLVNEAALLAARRNKRLVAMREFEDAKDKVMMGSERRSMVMTDDEKKMTAYHEAGHALVSLNEEASDPIHKATIIPRGRALGMVMRLPERDNYSYHRDKMHANLAVAMGGRVAEEIIFGHDKVSSGASSDIQYATNLARNMVTKWGMSDKLGPLQYEEQQEGYLGMGQTSRTMGSAETNKLIDSEIRKLVDDAHKRATDVLQGQEDKLHVLALAMLEYETLTGKEIDELMETGKLERPDEPSGPVARPVGGSSIPKAGKRFGGSDEGAPAGA, from the coding sequence ATGAACGACCAGAACGATTCGAACGAACCCGGACAGGGCGGCCCAAACCCCTGGATTAAAAGCATGATGGTATGGGGCGGTATTTTCGTCGCCCTTATGCTGGCGGTTTCGCTGTTCAATGGCGGGCAGCAGCAGGCGGGCAACACCATCCGCTATTCCGATTTCCGCGACAAGGTTGCGGCTGGCCAGGTGGAAGAAGTGCAGATCGCGCCAGACCGCATCACCGGTGTGCTGAAGGACAAGGAACCCTTCGTCACCGTGCCGGTCGCCAGCGATACCGAATTGACCGGGCTGCTTGAGCAGAACAGCGTGACCTATTCCGGCGCTCCGCGAGAGGAAATGAGCCTGTTCGGCGCTATTCTCCTGCAGACCCTGCCATTCCTGCTGATCCTCGGTATTGCGTTTTTCGCATTGCGTCAGGTGCAAAAAGGCGGCGGCGCGGGCGGCGCGATGGGCTTCGGCAAGTCCAAGGCCAAGATGCTCACTGAAAAGCAAGGCAAGGTCACTTTTGCCGATGTCGCTGGCATCGACGAGGCGCGCGAAGAACTTGAGGAAATCGTCGAATTTCTGAAAGACCCGTCGCGGTTTTCCAAGCTCGGCGGACAGATTCCCAAAGGCGCATTGCTGGTCGGTTCTCCCGGTACCGGTAAGACACTGCTGGCCCGCGCAATCGCAGGCGAGGCCGGTGTGCCGTTTTTCACCATTTCCGGTTCGGACTTCGTTGAAATGTTCGTCGGCGTAGGTGCAAGCCGCGTGCGCGACATGTTCGAGCAGGCCAAGAAGAACGCGCCGTGCATCGTCTTCATCGACGAGATCGACGCGGTCGGCCGTTCGCGCGGTGGCGGTCTTGGCAATTCGAACGACGAGCGCGAGCAGACGCTGAACCAGCTGCTGGTCGAGATGGACGGGTTCGAGGCCAATGAAGGCATCATCATCATCGCGGCCACCAACCGTCCCGACGTGTTGGACCCGGCCCTGCTGCGTCCCGGCCGCTTCGACCGTCAGGTCGTTGTGCCGATCCCTGATATCGAGGGGCGCGAGAAGATCCTCGACGTGCACATGAAGAAGGTGCCGCTCGCGCCCGACGTTAACCCGCGCACCATCGCGCGTGGTACGCCCGGCTTCTCCGGCGCCGATCTCGCCAATCTGGTGAACGAGGCGGCGCTGCTTGCCGCCCGTCGTAACAAGCGGTTGGTCGCCATGCGCGAGTTCGAGGACGCCAAGGACAAGGTGATGATGGGCAGCGAACGCCGTTCGATGGTCATGACCGACGACGAGAAGAAGATGACCGCTTATCACGAGGCAGGCCATGCGCTCGTCTCGCTGAACGAAGAGGCGTCGGACCCTATCCATAAGGCTACCATCATCCCGCGCGGACGTGCGCTGGGCATGGTGATGCGCCTGCCGGAACGGGACAATTACTCCTACCACCGCGACAAGATGCACGCGAACCTTGCCGTGGCGATGGGCGGCCGCGTGGCGGAAGAAATCATCTTCGGCCATGACAAGGTGAGTTCGGGCGCATCGTCCGATATTCAGTATGCCACCAATCTGGCGCGCAACATGGTTACCAAATGGGGCATGTCGGACAAGCTTGGCCCGCTGCAATATGAAGAGCAGCAGGAAGGCTATCTCGGCATGGGTCAAACCAGCCGCACGATGGGCTCGGCAGAAACGAACAAGCTGATCGACAGCGAAATTCGCAAGTTGGTCGACGACGCGCACAAGCGGGCAACCGACGTGTTGCAAGGGCAGGAAGACAAGCTCCACGTGCTCGCGCTGGCCATGCTGGAATATGAAACGCTGACCGGCAAGGAAATCGACGAGCTGATGGAAACCGGCAAGCTGGAACGCCCCGATGAACCGAGCGGACCCGTAGCGCGTCCGGTGGGCGGGTCGTCTATTCCAAAGGCGGGCAAACGGTTCGGCGGCTCCGACGAAGGTGCGCCGGCTGGGGCCTGA
- a CDS encoding DUF3072 domain-containing protein, whose product MTATTPNEHPKSEPTSNAVKDPDNWTTGDEKMTGAQASYLKTLSEEADEPEAFDTDLTKAEASKTIDALQEETGRSK is encoded by the coding sequence ATGACTGCCACGACCCCGAACGAACATCCCAAGTCCGAGCCGACCTCTAACGCGGTAAAGGATCCGGACAATTGGACCACAGGCGACGAGAAGATGACCGGCGCACAGGCAAGTTACCTCAAGACGCTGAGCGAAGAAGCGGACGAGCCGGAAGCGTTCGATACCGATCTTACCAAGGCTGAAGCGTCCAAGACTATCGACGCGCTGCAGGAAGAAACCGGCCGCAGCAAATAA
- a CDS encoding glycoside hydrolase family 25 protein, which produces MAARKPIRHKRVGTSKTACSGWAMKLGALLLLALTAAAGWFWWDTQNWRPDEALFAEQGMLVGDSDGAVNFRTARALGAQFVYLEASDGAEGQNARFANRFEAARAARMRVGAVHRFDPCVMADGQSANFVTMVPRDADLLPPVLSLDTTGASCEERVSDAAIESEVMTLVNQIENHAGQSVILKVSPAFEEQYGLAARMDRNLWLTRTRFEPEYAGRPWLLWTANTALRSDAADEPLRWVVVRP; this is translated from the coding sequence ATGGCAGCAAGAAAACCTATCCGCCACAAGCGTGTTGGAACCAGCAAAACGGCCTGCTCCGGTTGGGCGATGAAGCTGGGCGCTCTGCTCCTGCTCGCCTTGACTGCTGCGGCAGGCTGGTTCTGGTGGGACACCCAGAACTGGCGGCCCGATGAAGCCTTGTTCGCGGAGCAGGGAATGTTGGTGGGCGATAGCGACGGAGCGGTAAATTTCCGCACCGCACGCGCGCTCGGAGCGCAGTTCGTCTATCTCGAAGCGAGCGATGGTGCTGAGGGACAGAATGCGCGCTTCGCCAACCGGTTCGAAGCGGCCCGCGCTGCCAGGATGCGGGTGGGGGCAGTGCACCGGTTCGACCCGTGCGTGATGGCCGATGGCCAGTCTGCAAACTTCGTGACCATGGTGCCGCGCGATGCGGACTTGCTGCCACCCGTGCTGTCGCTCGATACGACGGGTGCGTCCTGCGAGGAACGGGTTAGTGATGCGGCGATCGAAAGCGAAGTGATGACGCTGGTCAACCAGATTGAGAACCATGCGGGGCAAAGCGTGATTCTGAAAGTGTCCCCCGCCTTCGAGGAGCAATACGGTCTTGCCGCCCGGATGGACCGGAACCTGTGGTTGACGCGTACGCGGTTCGAACCGGAATATGCGGGGCGGCCATGGCTGTTATGGACCGCCAATACCGCGCTGCGCAGCGACGCGGCGGACGAACCGCTGCGTTGGGTCGTGGTGCGGCCATGA
- a CDS encoding DUF3667 domain-containing protein gives MSDLGEAAGAMATGGLVARAVEPAAGGTAQGADGDTVTVGHTGEAACLNCRTPLAGAHCHHCGQKAHLHRTLGAFFHDLVHGVLHFEGKLWRTLPVLAWQPGKLTRNYIDGQRARYISPIALFLFTIFITFALISLFGGVGNFDNGPDIATEPEVIETVAEIDRRVASKQETLTDPDISEGYAAELREEIATLKEERVFFAKLAGMYETGEIPQDEELVVADSTPGNIVDSINDAWKKAKENPDLLVYKLQTNSYKLSWLLIPLSLPFIWLLFPFSRKFRMYDHTVFVTYSIAFMTFLAIIMTALGATGWGPLVLLPMLYAPFHLYRQLKGTYGLSRWGATWRMLVLSVFIWIVISLFITIMTVLVVS, from the coding sequence ATGAGCGATCTTGGGGAAGCAGCCGGGGCCATGGCAACCGGAGGGTTGGTCGCACGTGCGGTCGAGCCCGCAGCGGGCGGAACGGCGCAGGGCGCGGACGGTGACACGGTAACCGTCGGTCATACCGGTGAAGCGGCCTGCCTCAATTGCCGCACACCGCTAGCTGGCGCGCATTGCCACCATTGCGGCCAGAAGGCGCATTTGCATCGGACCCTTGGCGCATTCTTCCATGATCTGGTCCATGGCGTGCTACATTTTGAAGGCAAGTTGTGGCGCACACTCCCAGTATTGGCCTGGCAACCGGGGAAGCTGACGCGCAATTACATCGACGGACAGCGCGCGCGGTACATCTCGCCCATCGCGCTGTTCCTGTTCACCATCTTCATCACCTTCGCGCTGATTAGCCTGTTTGGTGGCGTTGGAAACTTCGACAACGGTCCTGATATCGCCACCGAACCCGAAGTCATCGAAACGGTGGCCGAGATCGATCGACGGGTGGCGAGCAAACAGGAAACCTTAACCGATCCCGACATCAGCGAAGGCTATGCTGCCGAACTTCGGGAGGAAATAGCAACGCTGAAGGAGGAGCGCGTCTTTTTCGCCAAGCTCGCAGGCATGTACGAAACAGGCGAAATACCGCAGGATGAAGAATTGGTGGTGGCGGACAGCACGCCCGGAAATATCGTGGATTCGATCAACGATGCCTGGAAGAAGGCCAAGGAAAACCCCGATCTGCTCGTCTACAAACTGCAGACCAATTCATACAAGCTGAGCTGGCTGCTGATACCGCTCAGCCTGCCGTTCATATGGTTGCTGTTCCCCTTCAGCCGCAAGTTCCGGATGTACGATCACACGGTGTTTGTGACCTACTCGATCGCTTTCATGACCTTTCTGGCGATTATCATGACCGCGCTTGGCGCGACCGGTTGGGGACCTTTGGTGCTGCTACCCATGCTGTATGCACCGTTTCACCTGTATCGCCAGTTGAAGGGCACATACGGTTTGAGCCGGTGGGGCGCGACCTGGCGGATGCTGGTGCTGTCCGTCTTTATCTGGATCGTCATCAGTCTGTTCATAACGATCATGACGGTGCTGGTCGTCAGCTGA
- a CDS encoding sugar MFS transporter, whose product MALAPEVSSSTDPLPIEQEGSGINAPGLQGFVFALFFIFGGITSLNDVIIPKLKELFTLNFTQAMLVQFCFFTAYLVIGIPGAKLVKKIGYMRGAVTGLLVMMVGCLLFIPASQTATYALFLFALFVLASGVVLVQVVANPLISLLGPAQTAHSRLTFAQAFNSFGTTIFPIAGSILILGSIASLKAEDLSGAELDAYRTAGSQAIVTGYIGIAIMLAIVATVVWMFRNKLKGERHEPSTGLGGADLLKRPRFGYGALCIFLYVGAEVSIGSIIVNYLMQPGVMGLTEARAGPLIGLYWGGAMIGRFIGSGLLRVVSPGKLLAFVAIGAITLLLVSTNTTGELSGYSLLAIGLMNSIMFPTIFSLACEKLGSRAADGSGIINVAIFGGAVIPLLTGMLADVSGSLYLAMAIPAICYAIIAGFGWYARRPAV is encoded by the coding sequence ATGGCGCTGGCACCCGAGGTATCGTCGAGCACAGACCCGCTACCCATAGAGCAGGAAGGCAGCGGCATAAACGCGCCGGGGCTGCAGGGGTTCGTCTTCGCGCTGTTCTTCATCTTTGGCGGAATCACCTCGCTCAACGATGTCATCATTCCGAAGCTGAAGGAGCTTTTCACGCTCAACTTCACGCAGGCGATGCTGGTCCAGTTCTGCTTCTTCACCGCCTATCTGGTGATTGGCATTCCGGGCGCGAAGCTGGTGAAGAAAATCGGGTATATGCGCGGCGCGGTGACCGGCCTGCTGGTAATGATGGTCGGCTGCCTGCTGTTCATTCCGGCCAGCCAGACCGCAACCTATGCCTTGTTCCTGTTTGCCCTGTTCGTACTCGCTAGCGGTGTGGTGCTGGTGCAGGTCGTGGCGAACCCGCTAATTTCGCTGCTCGGCCCGGCGCAAACGGCCCATAGCCGGCTCACCTTCGCGCAGGCATTCAACTCGTTTGGCACCACCATTTTCCCGATTGCAGGATCAATTCTGATCCTTGGCAGCATTGCCAGTCTGAAGGCGGAAGATCTGTCTGGTGCCGAGCTGGACGCCTATCGCACGGCTGGCAGCCAGGCGATTGTGACAGGTTACATCGGCATCGCCATCATGCTTGCCATCGTGGCGACAGTGGTATGGATGTTCCGCAACAAGCTGAAGGGGGAGCGGCATGAACCCAGCACGGGACTGGGTGGTGCGGACCTCCTGAAACGTCCCCGCTTCGGCTACGGGGCGTTGTGCATCTTCCTGTATGTTGGCGCGGAAGTGTCGATCGGTTCGATCATTGTGAACTATCTAATGCAGCCCGGTGTGATGGGCCTGACCGAAGCACGTGCAGGCCCGTTGATTGGTCTGTATTGGGGTGGCGCGATGATTGGCCGCTTCATTGGTTCGGGCCTGCTGCGCGTGGTCAGCCCGGGCAAGCTGCTGGCTTTCGTTGCCATCGGGGCGATTACGCTGCTTCTGGTGTCCACCAACACGACAGGTGAGCTTTCGGGTTACAGTCTGCTGGCCATTGGTCTGATGAATTCAATCATGTTCCCGACCATCTTCAGCCTCGCCTGCGAGAAGCTGGGAAGCCGTGCGGCGGATGGATCTGGCATCATCAATGTCGCCATCTTCGGCGGCGCGGTCATCCCGCTGCTGACGGGGATGCTGGCCGATGTTTCGGGCAGCCTCTATCTGGCCATGGCGATACCGGCAATCTGTTACGCCATCATCGCCGGCTTTGGCTGGTATGCGCGGCGGCCTGCGGTCTAG